In Neomonachus schauinslandi chromosome 8, ASM220157v2, whole genome shotgun sequence, the genomic stretch ATTCAACTTccattaaatttgttttcctcagTATTTCATTGGGAAGGAGTCTGAGTAGGTCAGCATTTGTATATTCTTGGAACACTGGTTATAATGTGATTCAATATAACCCTTATATTACaataacacacacatgcacgtgcacacccGCACACACCATGTCCAAATTACTCATGaatctttgaaatttatataacatttatttgaaAGCCTATTGACAAAAACTCTTCCTGAGTACATTTGTGCGTTTTCAGATGATCTACATTttttatactaaaatttttattttatacattttatatcataattgctgacatttcctttttttaaatacactttattttagagcaattttaggttcacagcaaaattgagtggaaggtacagagatttcccacatatcTTTGTACCCACCAAGCACAGACTCCCCTACTATCAACACCCcttaccagagtggtacatttattataaatgatGACACTACATTGACAGATTATTATCCCCCAAACTCCATGGTTTACACTAGAGTTCTCttgtgtacattctgtgggtttgaacAAATGTGTAATGgcatatccaccattatagtatcatgcagAGTAGTTTTACTGGCTTGACATCCTCTGTGTTCTGTTACCTACATTTTCATGATAACTGCTAGGTCAGATTCCCTAAATTTACTAATTCCtagtctctatttttaattattctcttACTTCTACCCCACAATTAGCTTTTGCTCTTTGAATCTTTCCCACTGTTCCCCAAAGTAAACATGCAGAAGATCTGTTACATATAACAAACCTTTGTCTTAAAAACCCACAGTCAAATATTACAACTTATTGTTCTAAGAATTCTCTTAGCAACCCTCCACCAGTGATATGTCACTGACAACTATACCCTATCTATTCTCTTAGCCTAACTGAACCTCAGAGTCTCTGagtttctggggaaaaaaatcctctcaCTAACTTATGAAAAGCAATTCATTCATATCTCCATGTTTGAATATGCTAAATCATTAATGGactcagaaaaagaaaggtgTTTTTTATATGATATgatccattctttttaaaaaattaattatggaTACAACTAGCAATGATTTCTTATGTATTTGTATACTATGTGTAAGGCACAGCCTATATATCAAGATTATTCAAATTCTGTCAATAACTACAAGCAAAGTATTATCACTTCCACATTATGGATGAGAAATATGACTCAGAATATATTTAGTCAgtattataaagtttaaaataccAGCCATAAAGTGCTGAGTCCTGAATTTACATTTAGGTTTCTATCAAACTATGTTCTATCAATTATTgtattaaaattgtgtttttcccCCCAATTACACTTTAAGCTCATTCATGCAGGTGGCATGGACAGAGACAGCCTCATACATTTTATAGCTATTCCATAATAGTGTCTTAGATACACTGCATGGACACAGTAGGTGCAGAGTGAAAAGACTGAGGCAAATTTGTgcctaaaacaattttaaagggCAAAATGACTCCAAGTCAAGTCACATACATTTTCAAGAGTGAAGTCTTGGACCCACTCAAGAAAACCAGAGAATTCATCTGTTGATCTATTTCCTCTGCCAGAGTTTCCACTAGGAGACAATGAATCTAGAAGAAGATACAGCATCCGTATCTGCCAGTACATATCTCCACCATATTGTCCCTCCTGGGATTTCTCTCTCATAGGCTCATTCTTTCCTTAACCAGgaagggtgaggggagaggggcagggaactGGGGTTATCGGAGTGTTTTGCTATTTCCCAGGGTGTACAGGGCTGCACAGGGATTCAGTGAGCTTTGACCTAAGCTGATCTGCCTAGAAACATCCTGCAACTATGTTCACTCTACTGTCCCTGACATGCCGTGGTGGCACAGGAAAGTCTATGTGTTTATCTAGCAGGGATTCATGTAGGAGGTGAGGCAAACCACACCTGTGTTCTCAGAAGCTTAAATATGTCTGTGGTTTCTACTTCCATTCTTCTTCCTGTTGTTACTACCCCTAAGTAAGAACGAAGTATTTGGTTCTTCTCAGATTTTTACCTTATGGTCTTATTCTAATACCCCCGTAACTGACTTCCATTTCTTTTCGTGCCTAAAGAATTCTCATCTTCTCATGGGTGAGGAACGGCAAGGAAAGCTGGTCCTATCATCATTCATTCTTcacaaattgaaattttaaagttttggaaaacaattttgaCTTTCAATActtttgaaattgaaaatttCTTTATCCTAATTTAGTTCTCTGTCATagctttttaaaactatactaAAAGGAGTATGAACTTATttcttgtttgtgtgtgtgtgtgtgtttcttctatAAGAAATCTATACCAAGGACAAAGGGCATATACTACTTTCACTGATGTCTGAATTGGGGGGAAAGTGGTAATGCCAAAGCGTGGGAAtaataagaagagagaaatattaaCCTCAGCTAAGATATCAAATATTATCAGTCTATACTTGCTTGCTCTGCTGTTACTGGGCATGAAACATAATCCAGAAAATGAGATTAAGTGGACCTGAAGCATAAAGGACGATGGTCCTAGTCAGCCCTGagatgaaagacaagaaaaattttACTAAGAGATCTCATAAAGGGAAATTTATTGTTTCCATGGGAATATTGGATCAGGGTTACAAAGAATTAGGTAAGTGGGTGGAATATCCCAGAGATCTCATTGTAGGTAacaattaagaaaagaaaaacaaatcaggcAGTCAAGGCGGGAGAATTTCAAAGGATATGTGAGCTCTCAGAGGATACAGGGGGACCTTAAGTTCcataaaagagaagagagggggagtgttggaagagagaaggaatatGATGAACTCGGCCAGGAAACAGTGCTAGGTCACCTATCAAGTCCACTCTTCTGCTCTGGTCGGTGGGCATAGGGTGTACCTGCAATAGTACAGACATGAGATGGTTGGATCCTCGGGGGCTCCTGTATTGTCATCATGCCCTCCCCCAGACTCCTACAACCTTTCAACCACATTTGTGTCCACAAACTCCTCCCACTTTCCTCCCTCCTGAGCTGTGTCTCCAGCTCTCAGCTCTGACAAATCTGAATCCTTACCTCCTTTTCTAGGGTGTGGCTCACAAAGGCCCTTGATGTCTGGAAGCACCACCTGAGTGCAGACCTTGGATAATGAAGACAGTGCCCACCACGATGCCCACAAGGCCCACAGTCAACCCCACGGCACAGACCACAGTCTCTGTCAGCTCTGACATAGGGGTTGGAATCTCAGGTTCTGTAAAAATGAGGTTGTGGAAGTCAGAATGCAGAGTGTTGGTTCATGTACCCATGTGTGTGATGGGGCAGGAGGAATGGTTTCTGTTCCATGAGGACTCAGGGCACCATGgttagggaagagagaaaagtctATTATTCGAAACCTTTGAAGTGTGGAAAACATGAGATTCCGGGGCTAAAGGGCAGGATACTCTGGACTTGATAGAGAAAGAAGGTGCCAAGGGGGTGGAATTCATACATACCCCAGTGTTTCAGAAGTGGCTCATCCAGGCCCCAGTGCTCCACCTTGCAGTCATAAATATCatcagcagagggaaggaaggtgaggtAACTGATCTTTAAGAAGGAATGATCCCTCTTGGCGAGGAAGCTGGTTTCAGAAACACCTTCTGTGACTGAGTGCCTATTCTTCAACCATGTGACATTGATCACAGGAGGAAAGATGTTGTCGACAAAACAGATGAGGGTGTTGGGCTGACCCAGCATCGCAGGAGACTTTAGAAACACAGTCACCTCAGGAACTTCTGTGGTGAGGAAGCAGCACTGATATGAATTGCAAAGAGCTCTGCCCTGAGGTTCTGCATTGTGTCCTGTAAGAGCCCTCCCACCAACAGTTCCCCATCTGATGGTAGAAGAGTTCTTGCTTACCTTCTGCTTGGGAAAGTGTACATACACTGCCTATACTTTATCCTTGTGCCCTTCCCTCTGTGGGCATGCTTATTAAAGTAGCAGATCTATAGGACTTCTCCTTGAGGGATTCAAGGAACATGGTATGGGAGTAAGGATCCTTGTACTACATGGCAATATTTCAGTTTTGAGATGGCAGAGGATGAGTGTTCAGTAATTACTATGAGAAGATCTGGGGAAAGATCCTTGGAAATTAGTCAAGGGTATCTATCGTAGGGAGGAGGGGAATGAGACCTGGTGTGTAGGAAGGTTCAGTAAAGAGAGGCAGAGTGGCGGACGCATACCATTGGTAGCAGCGGTGGAGTTGGACCGTTCAGTCATGATGTTCAAGTTGTGTTTTGATGTAGCCAAGTTTCTCAGTGCGCCCTGTGGGTCAAAACCTCCATATGTTTGAAACATAGGCAGCTGCCAGACAGTTTCCTTCTTCTCCAGGTCCACGTAGAACTCCTCATCTCCATCAAATTCATGGGTGTACTGGCCAAAGGGACCATAAGACTGGTAGACATTTATGCCATAGGAACCAACGTGGTCAGCTGATCAGTAAGGGTGAGGAGCAAGAAGTagaaaacagagggagaaaagagccTTATTAAACCAAGTGACAGAAGAAACTGGCTTTCAAATATAGTGGGCTTCATCTTTGGCACAGTCTTTAGGCAAATTTCCCAgcacctgctccctgctccctctctctcagcgtTGATAGTTGTCCAGTTAGAATACAGTCTGCTTTTCCACTGTCATGTAAGCTCCACGAGAGCAGAATTACAATGGCCTTGTTACTGCTGTTCCCTGTGTACCTAGCTCAGCATCTGGCATACTCAGTTGGCTTATGATAAATAttataatgaaatgaaagaaggaatgaacAAATTATCGTGGTTTTAGCTTCCTTTCTCAGAAATTCACTTTACTTCCCTCTGCTTCGCAAGTTTTATCTCTTACTTAATTCTTTCATCAATTAATACATACATTTTGATTCTTCTCCCCCCAAGACTGGTTCAGAGCAGAACTTTTTCTACAgtagctttccttccttccttccttccttccttcctcctcttcctcctccccccccaccccccggtccTCCTTCTActtcttatttttccaaagaaaagcaCACAGGaccatattgttttaaaagaGTTTCTTAACTGTTATAGGATATAAGAAAGAATATGACAAGGACAGTGACAATATtacaaagtatataaaaaataaacaatgttcCTAAGATCTCGATTTTGTTAACAATCGTAATCCTCAGAGGAGAGCACTCGATTTCATCAGAAATACAAAATGGAAGCTTTATTAGATTTTAGATTATTGTCACTTCCtacccccctttattttttttccttctaggagGTTATTAAACCTCTTTCCTTATTCTGACTCAACATTTCTATCTGTTTAGGATTCTGGGTAAACTATGGCCCTTTTCCTCACATGGACAATATGCTTGTGTAAGGATACCAAAATAGAATGGCAGAGTAGGACTCCACCCAGTGAGCCTAACTGGACAATCTTGTGAAGACATATGTGAGCTTTTTATCATTTCCTCTTTATGTTCTTCCTCATTTACTGAACATCAGTGAGACATCAGACATCATGAGGAGCAGGGTGTAAAACACCAGTCAGCATGGTTTCTGTCATCAAGGAACTTATTGCATGGTGAGAGAGTCAAGTGAGTAGAGGAACAAAGACAGTAAGCTGTGGTGAGTCTTGCAAGGGAAGAGCAGCAGTCTTATGGTCCCACCTCCTCCACAAATACCTCATCTGCCAGTCAAACCAAAGTATATTATTCTTTCATGTTCCTTGTCTTTGTAGGGGTCTTTCTCCTTGAAACAAAGTTATCTTTATGGATTTCCTGGACACCACCAGTTCCTTCTTGAAGTTCCTGCTTAGTTACCAACATTTTAGCTAAGTTCTCTCACTGAACATGTTTTTGACCACATTGTAACCTCCAGCACCTCCATCCCAGTGTCTTGCTCTCCAAATTTATCTATACCTCATCAGCTCTCTCCCTACCCTGTCCAGTATGACCCCCTTGGTTGATTACTTAAAAGGCCCTCCGACAAAGCCTCTTTATCCTCTATACTTTATCCTTGACTCCTCTTTCAAACATGAATATATGCAATTATTGTTTTCATCTGGTACTTGTCCTGGGTTGCCAACAGTTGATGAACATCACACTGCTGAGTTTCACTGAAACTGTGTCCATGGTCCTGCTCAGCAATGGTCCTTCTGCTTTCCTGCACCAGGGGGCAGATAGCATGTCTTTTCATCATTGAATCCCCAAAATTTATCTCACTGTATGCTCAAAAGTGTGTATTGAATGCCAATTGCTATTCTCAAGGATCACAGAAATTTGGGGGAGTGGAGACTGACAGACACAGAGGTAGCAGAACCATATGAAAGTCAGAATCAGCAGTGACCAAGGCTGTATTAT encodes the following:
- the LOC110575557 gene encoding HLA class II histocompatibility antigen, DQ alpha 2 chain, with translation MTLNRVLILGTLTLTTMMSPSGGEDIVADHVGSYGINVYQSYGPFGQYTHEFDGDEEFYVDLEKKETVWQLPMFQTYGGFDPQGALRNLATSKHNLNIMTERSNSTAATNEVPEVTVFLKSPAMLGQPNTLICFVDNIFPPVINVTWLKNRHSVTEGVSETSFLAKRDHSFLKISYLTFLPSADDIYDCKVEHWGLDEPLLKHWEPEIPTPMSELTETVVCAVGLTVGLVGIVVGTVFIIQGLHSGGASRHQGPL